The Sphaerospermopsis torques-reginae ITEP-024 genome has a window encoding:
- a CDS encoding GNAT family N-acetyltransferase, whose product MKEIKAPQGIEIKRNYETEKKNEVIDKRKYFCYDIYYQNLHIGASFYKMKQDPEMHWYIETFFINEYYREKGYGSYLLKYLCNMMWSEKSLPIIIYPAPVNCKKEDFIDWFTKRGFVENHDILPGKIYYSLYPQCFI is encoded by the coding sequence ATGAAAGAAATAAAAGCACCTCAAGGGATTGAAATAAAAAGAAATTATGAAACAGAAAAGAAGAATGAAGTAATTGACAAAAGGAAATATTTTTGTTACGACATTTACTATCAAAACCTACATATAGGTGCATCATTCTATAAAATGAAACAAGATCCTGAAATGCACTGGTATATAGAAACTTTTTTTATTAACGAATATTATAGGGAAAAAGGATATGGTTCATATCTACTTAAATATTTGTGTAATATGATGTGGAGTGAAAAAAGCCTTCCTATTATTATTTATCCTGCACCTGTCAATTGCAAAAAAGAAGATTTCATAGATTGGTTTACTAAAAGAGGGTTTGTTGAAAACCATGATATCCTACCTGGTAAGATATATTA
- a CDS encoding DUF433 domain-containing protein: protein MKQRITIHPNICNGKQIITNTRITVQTIMEFLRAGDSIEEILEEYPSLNREDIYACMQFATKLIANHYFFNIRLGFT from the coding sequence ATGAAACAGCGAATAACTATTCATCCAAACATTTGTAACGGTAAACAGATTATTACTAATACTCGAATTACTGTACAAACAATTATGGAATTTTTACGTGCAGGTGATTCTATAGAAGAAATTTTGGAAGAATACCCATCTTTAAACCGAGAAGATATTTATGCTTGTATGCAATTTGCAACTAAATTGATAGCCAATCATTATTTTTTTAACATCAGGTTGGGTTTCACCTAA
- a CDS encoding transposase, with protein sequence MNYQPNSDYDSAWKEAITVYLERFIEYCFPEVYQDIDWEKGYETLDTELQELIRDAETGRRLADKLVKVTLRNGEKALVLIHIEIQGQEQDDFAERMYIYNHRLFDRYRLKVFSFAVLGDDNPNWKPTSYGYSQWGFTTNLQFPSVKLLDYSHDTLAQSNNPFAIIIMAHLQTQATQGNSQQRFQLKLSLVKQLYDLGYTGEMIRQLFRFIEWMMTLPPILQSDFKTELNRYEEGKRMPFLTSFEIDGMIKNSRENVIEIIETRFGNVSDELKNKINALEDLQLLKSIFKQAITIVSVEDFEQLLASSQGDN encoded by the coding sequence ATGAACTACCAACCAAACTCAGATTATGACAGCGCATGGAAAGAAGCGATTACAGTTTATCTTGAGCGATTCATAGAATATTGTTTTCCTGAAGTTTATCAAGATATTGACTGGGAAAAAGGATATGAAACCCTAGACACCGAATTACAAGAACTAATTAGAGATGCAGAAACAGGAAGACGTTTAGCGGATAAACTGGTAAAAGTCACCCTGCGGAATGGAGAAAAAGCGTTAGTTCTGATTCACATAGAAATACAAGGACAAGAACAAGACGATTTTGCAGAAAGGATGTATATTTATAATCATCGCTTATTTGATCGCTATCGTCTTAAAGTCTTTAGTTTCGCGGTTTTAGGAGATGATAACCCCAATTGGAAACCTACATCTTATGGTTATAGTCAGTGGGGGTTTACAACTAATTTACAATTTCCCAGTGTTAAACTATTAGATTATAGCCATGATACCCTAGCACAAAGTAATAATCCTTTTGCTATCATCATTATGGCACATTTACAAACCCAAGCCACTCAAGGTAATTCACAACAAAGATTTCAGTTAAAATTAAGTCTAGTGAAACAACTTTATGACTTGGGTTATACCGGAGAAATGATTCGTCAATTATTCCGGTTTATTGAATGGATGATGACATTACCCCCAATACTGCAATCTGATTTCAAGACTGAATTAAACCGTTATGAGGAGGGAAAACGTATGCCATTTTTAACTAGCTTTGAAATTGATGGAATGATCAAAAATTCCCGTGAAAATGTGATTGAGATTATAGAAACTAGGTTTGGCAATGTATCAGATGAGTTGAAAAATAAGATTAATGCTCTGGAAGATTTGCAATTGCTAAAAAGTATCTTTAAACAGGCAATTACTATTGTTTCAGTGGAGGATTTTGAACAGTTGTTAGCATCAAGTCAAGGAGATAATTAA
- a CDS encoding site-specific integrase: protein MKTNLTQEIQQVNLRLKSAKTRVTIRESNGCLQLRATLPIKPDDADIRKTGKKQYNLSLNIPANLEGLKTAEEEAYELGKLIARKTFVWNDKYLGQEGIKNDVVTIGELLEKFENEYFKTHKRTTKSDHTFFYYYTRIKRYTNPDDLAIGENFIHAIEKIDKEWARYNAVRAISVFCQLFKIEINLTNYAKTPETNSRNIPTDKEIVAGFYKFEEYENNRGKQVNQDVKDSWLLWRWVYGMLAVFGLRPRELFINPDVNWWLSNENIDLTWKVDKDCKTGEREALPLYKEWIKEFDLRNPQYLEMLVTAISKKDKNNHAEITALIQRVSWWFRKVGLDFKPYDLRHGWAIRAHILGIPIKAAADNLGHSVQIHTKTYQRWFSLDMRKLAINQALSKRNEVEVIKDENLVLKMENERLKIELKKVKMEMIYKGSF from the coding sequence ATGAAAACCAACTTAACCCAGGAAATACAGCAAGTAAATCTGCGTTTGAAATCTGCAAAAACCAGAGTTACCATTCGAGAATCAAATGGATGTCTGCAATTACGGGCAACTTTACCTATTAAACCAGATGATGCAGATATTAGGAAGACAGGTAAAAAGCAATACAACCTCAGTTTAAACATTCCTGCGAACTTAGAAGGATTAAAAACTGCGGAAGAGGAAGCTTATGAATTAGGAAAATTAATTGCTAGGAAAACTTTTGTTTGGAATGACAAATACTTAGGACAGGAAGGAATTAAAAACGATGTAGTAACTATTGGAGAGTTATTAGAAAAGTTTGAAAATGAATATTTTAAAACCCATAAACGCACAACTAAAAGTGATCATACCTTTTTTTATTATTATACCAGAATTAAACGCTATACTAATCCAGATGATTTAGCAATTGGGGAAAATTTTATTCATGCAATTGAGAAAATAGATAAAGAATGGGCGCGATATAATGCAGTTAGAGCTATTTCTGTATTTTGTCAACTTTTCAAAATTGAAATTAATTTAACTAATTATGCTAAAACACCGGAAACTAACTCTCGCAATATTCCCACAGATAAAGAAATAGTAGCCGGATTTTACAAATTTGAGGAATATGAAAATAACAGAGGTAAACAAGTTAATCAAGATGTCAAAGATAGCTGGTTATTGTGGCGTTGGGTTTATGGAATGTTGGCGGTTTTCGGTTTACGTCCCCGTGAATTATTTATTAATCCTGATGTTAATTGGTGGTTAAGTAATGAAAATATAGATTTAACTTGGAAGGTTGATAAAGATTGTAAAACGGGAGAACGGGAAGCCTTACCTTTATATAAGGAATGGATTAAGGAATTTGATTTAAGGAATCCCCAGTATTTAGAAATGTTGGTGACAGCAATTAGTAAAAAAGATAAAAATAATCATGCGGAAATTACAGCTTTAATTCAAAGAGTTAGCTGGTGGTTTAGGAAAGTTGGCTTAGATTTTAAACCTTATGATTTGCGTCATGGTTGGGCAATTAGAGCGCATATTTTAGGGATTCCTATTAAAGCAGCAGCAGATAATTTAGGTCATAGTGTGCAGATTCACACGAAAACTTATCAACGTTGGTTTTCTTTGGATATGCGGAAGTTAGCAATAAATCAGGCTTTGAGTAAACGGAATGAGGTTGAGGTGATTAAGGATGAGAATTTGGTTTTGAAGATGGAGAATGAAAGGTTAAAAATTGAGTTAAAAAAAGTAAAAATGGAAATGATTTATAAAGGTAGTTTTTAG
- the nifK gene encoding nitrogenase molybdenum-iron protein subunit beta, translating to MPQNPENIKDHVELFHQPEYQQLFQNKKEFENAHTPEEVQRVAEWTKSWEYREKNFAREALTVNPAKGCQPLGAMFAAVGFEGTLPFVQGSQGCVAYFRTHLTRHYKEPFSGVSSSMTEDAAVFGGLQNMIDGLANAYALYKPKMIAVCTTCMAEVIGDDLGAFITNAKNAGSVPQDFPVPFAHTPSFVGSHITGYDNMMKGILSNLTAGKKKATSNGKINFIPGFDTYVENNREVKRIAELMGIDYTLLSDNSDYVDAPNDGEFNMYPGGTKLEDAADSINAKATVALQAYSLSKTREYIAKEWKQDVCVARPWGIKGTDEFLMKLSELTGKPIPAELEVERGRAVDAMTDSHAWVHGKRFAIYGDPDLVYSVVSFMLEMGAEPVHILVHNTNEVFEKELQALLDSSEFGKDAKIWGGKDLWHLRSLLFTEPVDLLIGNSYGKYLWRDCGVPLVRIGYPIMDRHHYHRYATIGYKGVINLLNWVVNTIFEEIDRNTNVAGKTDISYDLVR from the coding sequence ATGCCTCAGAATCCCGAAAATATTAAGGACCACGTTGAGCTATTCCACCAGCCAGAATACCAACAACTGTTCCAAAACAAGAAAGAATTTGAAAACGCTCACACCCCCGAAGAAGTTCAACGGGTTGCAGAATGGACAAAGTCCTGGGAATATCGTGAAAAGAACTTCGCTCGTGAAGCTTTAACCGTTAACCCCGCTAAAGGTTGTCAGCCTTTAGGTGCTATGTTCGCTGCTGTGGGTTTTGAAGGCACTCTTCCCTTCGTTCAAGGTTCTCAAGGTTGTGTTGCTTACTTCCGTACACACTTAACCCGTCACTATAAAGAACCATTCTCCGGCGTTTCTTCTTCCATGACTGAAGACGCTGCGGTTTTCGGTGGTCTGCAAAACATGATTGATGGTTTGGCTAACGCTTACGCATTGTACAAACCCAAAATGATTGCAGTTTGCACCACCTGTATGGCAGAAGTTATCGGTGATGACCTCGGTGCATTCATCACCAACGCTAAAAACGCTGGTTCAGTTCCCCAAGATTTCCCCGTACCCTTCGCACATACACCTAGCTTCGTAGGTTCTCACATCACCGGTTACGACAACATGATGAAGGGCATTCTTTCTAACCTGACCGCAGGTAAGAAGAAAGCTACCAGCAATGGCAAAATCAACTTCATCCCCGGTTTTGACACCTACGTAGAAAACAACCGTGAAGTTAAGCGCATCGCTGAATTGATGGGCATTGACTACACCTTGTTGTCTGACAACAGTGATTATGTTGACGCACCTAACGATGGTGAATTCAATATGTACCCCGGTGGTACAAAGTTAGAAGACGCAGCAGATTCCATCAACGCTAAAGCTACTGTTGCTCTTCAAGCTTACTCCCTGAGCAAGACCCGTGAATACATTGCTAAGGAATGGAAGCAAGATGTTTGTGTTGCTCGTCCTTGGGGTATCAAGGGTACAGACGAATTCTTGATGAAACTCAGCGAACTAACTGGTAAGCCCATTCCTGCTGAATTAGAAGTAGAACGTGGTCGTGCAGTTGACGCAATGACCGACTCCCATGCTTGGGTACACGGTAAGCGTTTCGCTATCTACGGTGATCCCGACCTAGTTTACAGCGTTGTTAGCTTCATGTTAGAAATGGGTGCTGAACCTGTACACATTTTGGTTCACAACACCAACGAAGTATTTGAAAAAGAACTGCAAGCACTGTTAGATTCTAGCGAATTTGGTAAAGACGCTAAAATCTGGGGTGGTAAAGACTTGTGGCACTTACGTTCCTTGTTGTTCACCGAACCCGTAGACTTGTTAATCGGTAACTCCTACGGTAAGTACCTGTGGCGTGATTGTGGTGTACCTTTAGTAAGAATCGGTTATCCCATCATGGACCGTCACCACTACCACCGCTATGCAACCATCGGTTACAAAGGTGTAATCAACTTGTTGAACTGGGTTGTTAACACAATCTTTGAAGAAATCGATCGCAACACCAACGTTGCTGGTAAGACCGATATTTCTTACGACTTAGTACGCTAA
- a CDS encoding Mo-dependent nitrogenase C-terminal domain-containing protein — protein sequence MASIPHSHPHPNYHPPRYQNPGNFDIFRPIRRFVDGIPVKNNRLAHLICRVIPCCCPFERDINLFGRTFHIPAICQINPLYNELVGLRFRALSYLADECGEDVTQYIC from the coding sequence ATGGCATCTATTCCCCATTCTCATCCTCATCCTAACTATCATCCACCAAGGTACCAAAACCCTGGAAACTTTGATATTTTCCGCCCAATCAGAAGGTTTGTAGATGGTATCCCAGTTAAAAATAATCGCCTAGCCCATCTAATTTGTCGAGTAATTCCCTGTTGTTGTCCTTTCGAGCGCGATATTAATTTATTTGGTCGCACTTTCCATATTCCCGCAATTTGTCAAATTAATCCTCTGTATAACGAACTTGTCGGTTTACGATTTCGGGCTTTGTCATATCTTGCTGACGAATGTGGCGAAGATGTGACGCAATATATTTGCTAA
- the nifE gene encoding nitrogenase iron-molybdenum cofactor biosynthesis protein NifE: MKMTQSKINELLNESGCEHNQKKQGEKKNKSCTQQAQPGAAQGGCAFDGAMIALVPITDAAHLVHGPIACAGNSWGSRGSLSSGPMLYKTGFTTDLTENDVIFGGEKKLYQGILAIHKRYKPAAVFVYATCVTALIGDDMEAVCKAAAEKIGVPVVPVISPGFIGSKNLGNRFGGEALLDYVVGTAEPEYTTPYDINLIGEYNIAGEMWGVLPLFEKLGIRVLSKITGDARYQEITYAHRAKLNVMICSRALLNMARKMEERYGIPYIEESFYGIDDINRCLRNVAAKLGDPDLQARTEKLIAEETAALDIALAPYRERLKGKRVVLYTGGVKSWSIISAAKDLGIEVVATSTRKSTEEDKAKIKKLLGNDGIMLEKGNAKELLKLVEDTKADMLIAGGRNQYTALKARIPFLDINQERHHPYAGYMGMVEMARELYEALYSPIWEQIRKPAPWE; this comes from the coding sequence ATGAAAATGACCCAAAGCAAAATTAACGAACTTCTGAATGAATCAGGATGCGAACATAATCAAAAAAAACAAGGAGAAAAGAAAAATAAATCTTGTACTCAACAAGCTCAACCTGGTGCTGCTCAAGGTGGTTGTGCTTTTGATGGTGCAATGATAGCATTAGTGCCTATTACTGATGCTGCTCATTTGGTACATGGTCCTATTGCTTGTGCTGGAAATTCTTGGGGAAGTCGCGGAAGTTTGTCTTCTGGACCAATGCTTTATAAAACAGGTTTTACCACCGACTTAACAGAAAATGATGTGATTTTTGGTGGTGAGAAAAAACTATATCAAGGCATTCTCGCAATTCACAAACGTTACAAACCAGCAGCAGTTTTTGTTTATGCTACTTGCGTAACTGCTCTCATTGGTGATGATATGGAGGCAGTTTGTAAAGCAGCAGCCGAAAAAATTGGTGTTCCTGTTGTTCCTGTGATTTCTCCTGGTTTTATAGGTAGTAAAAATCTGGGAAATCGCTTTGGTGGTGAAGCTTTATTAGATTATGTAGTAGGAACTGCTGAACCTGAATATACTACACCTTATGATATTAATTTGATTGGTGAGTACAATATTGCTGGGGAAATGTGGGGGGTTTTACCTTTATTTGAAAAGTTAGGTATTCGCGTCTTATCCAAAATTACCGGCGATGCTCGCTATCAAGAAATTACTTATGCTCACCGCGCTAAATTAAATGTGATGATTTGCTCACGGGCATTATTAAACATGGCGCGGAAAATGGAGGAACGTTACGGTATTCCTTACATTGAAGAATCGTTTTATGGTATAGATGATATTAACCGTTGTTTGCGAAATGTCGCCGCAAAATTAGGAGATCCTGATTTACAAGCACGGACAGAAAAATTAATTGCTGAAGAAACAGCAGCTTTAGATATTGCTCTTGCTCCTTATAGAGAAAGACTCAAAGGTAAGCGAGTTGTACTCTATACTGGTGGTGTAAAAAGTTGGTCAATTATTTCCGCTGCTAAAGATTTAGGAATAGAGGTAGTTGCCACCAGTACCCGCAAAAGTACAGAAGAAGATAAAGCTAAAATCAAGAAATTACTAGGCAATGATGGCATTATGTTAGAAAAAGGAAATGCCAAAGAATTGCTCAAATTGGTGGAAGATACCAAAGCAGATATGTTAATAGCTGGGGGAAGAAACCAGTACACAGCATTAAAAGCCAGAATCCCATTTTTAGATATTAACCAAGAACGTCATCATCCCTATGCTGGTTATATGGGAATGGTAGAAATGGCACGGGAATTATACGAGGCTTTATATAGTCCAATTTGGGAACAAATTCGTAAACCAGCACCTTGGGAATAA
- the nifN gene encoding nitrogenase iron-molybdenum cofactor biosynthesis protein NifN, which yields MALVTLPEKPVSVNPLKQSQALGASLAFLGLKGTIPLFHGSQGCTAFAKVVLVRHFREAIPLATTAMTEVTTILGGEENVEQAILTVVEKLQPEIIGLCTTGLTETRGDDIERFLKEIRKRHPELDHLAIIFAPTPDFKGALQDGFAVAVESIVKEVPKAGGVKPEQITILAGASFTPGDVQEIEEMVKSFGLDPIFVPNLGASLDGHLEDHYSAITASGTTLKQLQSLGSSAFTIALGESMRGAAKILQQRFNTDYEVFRDLTGLEPVDEFLQALSVLSGNPVPEKYCRQRRQLQDAMLDTHFYFGAKRISLALEPDLMWSMVHFLQSMGAQIHAAVTTTKSPLLEHLPIKNVTIGDLEDLEDLAVGSDLLIGNSNVNNIAKRLSIPLYRLGIPIYDRLGNGLFTKVGYRGSMDVLFGIGNLFIEHEEALMMNQWKEVMNR from the coding sequence ATGGCACTTGTTACACTTCCAGAAAAACCTGTTTCTGTTAATCCCCTTAAACAAAGTCAAGCATTAGGAGCTTCTTTAGCTTTTTTAGGATTAAAAGGAACTATCCCTTTATTTCATGGTTCTCAAGGTTGTACTGCTTTTGCAAAAGTTGTTTTAGTGCGACATTTTCGGGAAGCGATTCCTTTAGCTACTACAGCAATGACAGAAGTTACTACCATTTTAGGTGGTGAGGAAAATGTTGAACAAGCTATTTTAACAGTAGTAGAAAAACTGCAACCAGAAATTATTGGTTTATGTACTACTGGGTTAACAGAAACTAGAGGCGATGATATAGAACGTTTTTTAAAAGAAATTAGAAAACGTCATCCAGAATTAGATCATTTAGCCATTATTTTTGCTCCCACTCCTGACTTTAAAGGTGCATTGCAAGATGGTTTTGCAGTTGCAGTAGAAAGTATTGTTAAAGAAGTTCCTAAAGCGGGAGGAGTTAAACCAGAACAAATCACAATTTTAGCTGGTGCTTCTTTTACTCCGGGAGATGTTCAAGAAATCGAAGAAATGGTCAAATCCTTCGGTTTAGATCCGATTTTTGTGCCTAATTTGGGAGCTTCTTTAGATGGACATTTAGAGGATCATTATAGTGCTATAACTGCTAGTGGTACAACCCTCAAACAATTGCAATCTTTAGGTAGTTCTGCTTTCACTATTGCATTAGGTGAAAGTATGCGGGGAGCGGCGAAAATTCTCCAGCAAAGGTTTAATACAGACTACGAAGTTTTTAGAGATTTAACAGGTTTAGAACCTGTGGATGAATTTCTGCAAGCGTTATCTGTGTTAAGTGGAAATCCCGTACCAGAAAAATATTGTCGCCAACGTCGTCAGCTACAAGATGCGATGTTAGACACTCATTTTTATTTTGGTGCAAAACGGATTTCTTTAGCCTTAGAACCGGATTTAATGTGGTCTATGGTGCATTTTCTCCAGTCAATGGGGGCGCAAATTCATGCGGCTGTAACTACTACAAAATCACCTTTATTAGAGCATCTACCCATTAAAAATGTCACGATTGGCGATTTAGAAGATTTGGAAGATTTAGCAGTAGGTTCTGATTTATTAATTGGAAATTCTAATGTTAATAATATTGCTAAACGGCTTTCAATTCCTCTTTATCGTTTGGGTATTCCTATCTATGACAGATTAGGAAATGGCTTATTTACCAAAGTAGGCTATCGCGGTTCTATGGATGTTTTATTTGGCATAGGAAACCTATTCATAGAACACGAAGAAGCCTTAATGATGAACCAGTGGAAAGAGGTAATGAATAGGTAA
- the nifX gene encoding nitrogen fixation protein NifX, translated as MKVKIAFTTTDRIHVNAHFGWAKEIDVYEITDEGYQFLETLTFDGDLKEDGNEDKITPKLDALKDCTIVYVVAIGGSAAARLIKHGVTPVKAKSEEEKIEEILTKLVQTLKGNPPPWLRKALGQKKSNFLEELENEAAV; from the coding sequence ATGAAAGTGAAAATTGCATTTACGACTACTGACAGAATTCATGTTAATGCTCACTTTGGATGGGCTAAGGAAATTGATGTCTATGAAATTACAGATGAAGGATATCAATTTCTAGAAACTCTAACCTTTGATGGCGACTTGAAAGAAGATGGTAATGAGGATAAAATTACCCCTAAACTTGATGCTTTAAAAGATTGTACAATAGTTTATGTAGTAGCTATTGGTGGTAGTGCGGCTGCTCGTCTAATTAAACATGGTGTGACACCTGTTAAGGCGAAGTCTGAAGAAGAAAAGATTGAAGAAATCTTGACTAAATTAGTGCAAACTTTAAAAGGGAATCCTCCACCTTGGTTGCGTAAAGCTTTAGGTCAAAAGAAATCTAACTTTTTAGAGGAACTAGAAAACGAAGCTGCGGTATGA
- a CDS encoding NifX-associated nitrogen fixation protein codes for MSENNSVNGNATNTVISSPFLKTLVQQIRANDSYGFYKNWSDELILKPFVVTKQKKKEISTEGEVDPATISRINAFFRAIASSIEKETGLLSNVVIELGHEGFGWALVFSGRLLLTVKTLRDAHRFGFESLEKLNEEGEKFVEKGIELAKRFPEAGNL; via the coding sequence ATGAGTGAAAATAATAGTGTGAACGGAAACGCGACAAATACAGTAATTTCTTCACCTTTTCTGAAAACATTGGTCCAACAAATCCGCGCTAATGATAGCTATGGATTTTACAAAAATTGGTCTGATGAATTGATTCTTAAACCTTTTGTGGTGACTAAACAAAAGAAAAAAGAAATTTCTACAGAAGGTGAAGTTGATCCAGCTACTATTTCCCGAATTAATGCTTTTTTTAGAGCGATCGCCTCAAGCATAGAAAAGGAAACTGGATTACTTTCTAATGTGGTAATTGAATTAGGTCATGAAGGTTTTGGTTGGGCTTTAGTTTTTTCTGGTCGTTTATTATTAACTGTAAAAACTTTGCGTGATGCTCACCGTTTTGGTTTTGAATCCCTAGAAAAGCTAAATGAAGAGGGAGAAAAGTTTGTTGAGAAAGGAATTGAACTAGCCAAACGTTTTCCCGAAGCAGGAAATTTGTAA
- a CDS encoding CCE_0567 family metalloprotein: MTIEELTTKIKKLNSKAGQMKMDLHDLAEGLPTDYEKLMDVANETYKIYQELDQLKQQLKKMENGK, translated from the coding sequence ATGACCATTGAGGAACTCACAACGAAAATTAAAAAGCTAAATAGTAAAGCAGGTCAAATGAAAATGGATCTGCATGATTTAGCTGAAGGACTACCTACAGATTACGAAAAATTGATGGATGTTGCCAATGAGACTTACAAAATCTATCAAGAGTTAGATCAACTCAAGCAACAACTAAAAAAAATGGAGAACGGTAAATGA
- the nifW gene encoding nitrogenase-stabilizing/protective protein NifW, whose amino-acid sequence MTGTIEEFKKIVDAEAYLQFFNLPYDQHFVNVNRLHILKKFSQFMYQIDEQYPNLSAAEKLEKYSQALQQAYQVFIESTPHEQKLFKVFNDKPKNVVTLTEITSD is encoded by the coding sequence ATGACTGGAACTATTGAAGAATTTAAAAAAATCGTAGATGCAGAAGCTTATTTACAGTTTTTTAATCTGCCTTACGATCAACATTTTGTCAATGTCAATCGGCTGCATATCTTAAAAAAATTCTCTCAATTTATGTATCAAATTGATGAGCAATATCCTAATCTAAGTGCAGCAGAAAAATTAGAAAAATATAGCCAAGCTTTGCAACAGGCTTATCAAGTTTTTATAGAATCAACACCCCACGAACAAAAATTGTTCAAGGTGTTCAATGACAAACCAAAAAATGTAGTTACGCTAACAGAAATCACGTCTGACTAG
- a CDS encoding HesA/MoeB/ThiF family protein — protein sequence MINLTPTELERYSRQMMLPNFGEVAQKRLKSATVLVTGVGGLGGTAALYLAVAGVGRLILVRGGDLRLDDMNRQILMTDDWVGKPRVFKAKETLEAINPDVQIEAIHDYITPENVDSLVQSADMALDCAHNFTERNLLNEACVKWRKPMVEAAMDGMEAYLTTIIPGVTPCLSCLFPEKPDWDRRGFSVLGAVSGTLACLTALEAVKLITGFSQPLLSELLTIDFSRMEFAKRRSQRDRNCPVCGNTAPWRYSQSQSLSV from the coding sequence TTGATCAACCTAACGCCTACCGAATTAGAACGCTATAGTCGCCAAATGATGCTGCCGAATTTTGGCGAAGTGGCTCAAAAGCGCCTGAAGTCAGCGACGGTTCTGGTGACTGGTGTGGGGGGATTAGGTGGAACGGCGGCGCTTTACCTAGCAGTAGCGGGCGTTGGGCGGCTCATCCTAGTCCGGGGTGGTGATTTGCGTCTCGATGACATGAATCGTCAGATTTTAATGACTGATGATTGGGTGGGAAAACCAAGAGTTTTTAAGGCTAAAGAAACTCTGGAAGCTATTAATCCTGATGTGCAAATTGAGGCAATTCATGATTATATTACCCCCGAAAATGTAGATTCGTTGGTGCAATCTGCGGATATGGCTTTGGACTGCGCCCACAATTTTACCGAGCGTAATTTATTAAATGAAGCTTGTGTAAAGTGGCGTAAACCAATGGTGGAAGCAGCAATGGATGGAATGGAGGCTTACCTAACAACAATTATTCCTGGTGTAACTCCTTGTTTGTCCTGTTTGTTTCCAGAAAAACCAGATTGGGATCGCCGGGGTTTTTCAGTTTTAGGGGCTGTTTCTGGGACTTTAGCTTGTTTAACTGCTCTGGAAGCTGTCAAGTTAATTACCGGTTTTAGTCAACCATTATTATCGGAATTGCTAACAATTGATTTCAGTAGAATGGAATTTGCTAAACGTCGTTCTCAACGCGATCGCAATTGTCCAGTCTGCGGTAATACAGCACCTTGGAGATATTCCCAATCTCAATCTTTGTCGGTGTAA
- a CDS encoding HesB/IscA family protein — protein MTVTLTEKAEFRLRAFLKGSAAEENQAKKGVRISVKNGGCSGYEYGIEITNKPQNDDIVTQQGNVLIYVDAKSASLLEGVVIDFIEGVMDSGFKFSNPNATDTCGCGKSFKSGDCSPNGVPCS, from the coding sequence ATGACTGTTACATTAACAGAAAAAGCAGAATTTCGTTTGCGAGCTTTTTTAAAAGGTTCTGCTGCGGAAGAAAATCAAGCTAAAAAAGGTGTCCGCATCTCCGTTAAAAACGGTGGTTGTAGTGGCTATGAATATGGTATTGAAATTACCAATAAGCCCCAAAATGATGATATTGTCACCCAACAAGGTAATGTATTGATTTACGTTGACGCTAAAAGTGCGTCTTTATTAGAAGGTGTCGTCATTGATTTTATTGAGGGTGTCATGGATAGCGGTTTTAAATTCTCTAACCCCAATGCAACTGACACCTGTGGTTGTGGCAAATCTTTTAAATCAGGAGATTGTTCACCTAACGGTGTACCTTGCAGCTAA
- a CDS encoding 2Fe-2S iron-sulfur cluster-binding protein: MATYQVRLINKKEELDTTIDCDDDVTIVDAAADAGIDLPVSCHAGSCSSCVGKIVEGEINQDDQNFLDDDQLKQGFALLCVTYPRSNCTIKTHQEAYLV; this comes from the coding sequence ATGGCAACTTATCAAGTAAGATTGATCAACAAAAAAGAAGAATTAGACACCACAATTGACTGTGATGATGATGTCACAATTGTTGATGCAGCAGCAGATGCAGGTATTGATTTACCAGTTTCTTGTCACGCTGGTTCTTGTTCTAGTTGTGTAGGTAAAATTGTAGAAGGTGAAATCAACCAAGATGATCAAAACTTCTTGGATGATGATCAATTAAAGCAAGGTTTTGCTTTATTGTGTGTTACTTATCCTCGTTCCAACTGCACAATCAAAACCCACCAAGAAGCTTATTTGGTTTAA